The genomic stretch AGAAAAACCGGGAAGCCGTAATAAAATGAACTTAATTTCACATTCTTCTTCATTTCAGCATGGAACCCATTATGTGAAGGCTTAGATGGCGTCCATTTCTACTCTTCCAGCTCGTCTTTAACAATAACCACAATTGAGTATTTACGGGGTATGCGTGTTGCGCTGCTGTGAAAAATAGATCGGAAAAAATAATCCACAAACCCGAAAAGAGGTATATGATATGCATCATATTACTTTATCCTCCCATCACTTTTAAACTGGGAAAAATGAGGTTAAAACATGCAACGAATCGTAATACCTGCTAATTATGTTCATACACGAACAACACCTTTTTGGACCAGGGACACTGCGCCTGCGTCTATTTGGCAGCGACACCTGGATGCGGGTACCCGCCAGGGCGTTTACCCGCGTTTATGCGTGATGCAAGGGGCTATCCGTTATTATGGTTACGCTGATGAGACAAGCCCTGATCCTGTTGACACCTTGACGATAGAAGCCGGGCAGTTTGGCGTATTCCCGCCCGAAAAATGGCACCGAATAGAAGCATTATCTGATGATACGCTATTCAACGTTGATTTTTATGTCGATCCAAAAATTTTGATCGAAGGCTGAGGTGTTAATAATGGAAAGCGAAAATAAAGGGTATTCCTTAGCGATAGCTAATCGCGATAATAGTGAAAAAAAAGAAAAGATTTTTTTGAAACCCATGTCTTTATATGTGCCGGACGTCGCGGCTCAGGCGGTTGCCGCGCTGATCGACGAACTGTCGGAAACAAGTCAAAAGGGTAAAGATTTTGTGCTGACCGTTACCAATCAAAATAATGGCGTGTCAGTGGATAAAGATTTCGCTGCTCTTTCTGAACTGAAAGACCCGGCTATTGCCGCCGATGCCGTCAAAGAACTGATTAATATTGTGCGAGGCTACGAGTCAGACGAGGAAACTAACGTTTGCGGCTGGTAGCGGGCCGTGTTGAGGTAGTAAATACTCCTTATATATCTATTCGATGTGGAGGGGTATTGTTCAGTCAATCTCCGTTTAAGTATTATTGCGCTGTGATCCGCGGCTTTGTTTCGGAATTCTAAATTCACTGGGCCTGTAATTTGTGGTCATAGCGCCATCTTTTATTATCCTGGATGCCAGGGCTGCTCAGTAATGCCTGATTCATGAGTCTTATTCATAAAGCCATTCTGTAGCGCATGATTATCATCGGGTTCAATGCCGGTAATATAGCGCAAAGAATTTACGCTTACATGACGGATATGACTCAACCCCAGATGCGATCGAAAAAAATCCCAGAGCTATTTTTTATTGCCATTCTTAGCGCCCTGATGGCGTTTACTTCTTTATCGACAGATATTTACCTGCCTGCCATGCCGATCATGGGGAAGGATTTACAGGGTGATGTGGAACTGACCATTACTGGCTTTTTAATCGGCTTTTGCATCGCACAGCTGATTTGGGGGCCATTAAGCGACCACTGGGGGCGACGGACGCCGCTGTTTATTGGCATGGTGCTATTTATCATCGGCTCCGTGGGCTGCGCACTTTCAACGACTATTTCGCAGATTGTTTTCTGGCGTATCTTTCAGGCGCTGGGCGCATGCACTGGGCCGATGCTGGCTCGTGCGATGATCCGCGATCTATTTAGCCGTATCCGGGCCGCGCAAATGCTCTCTACGCTAATCATCATTATGGCGATTGCGCCGATTGCCGGGCCGCTGCTCGGCGGGCAATTGATCAAAGTGACGTCATGGCACTCGATTTTCTGGCTGCTGGCGGTGATTGGCCTGCTCATGTTCATTTCATTATATTGGCTGCCTGAAACGTTAGCCGAAGACAAACGCGTAAAGGCTTCTTTATCCAGCGCCTTTCACAACTATTATGCATTGCTGACGAATACCGCTTTTATGCGTTTCACCCTGTGCCTGACGTCCTATTATGTCGCCGCCTACGCTTTTATTACCGGGTCAGCCTTTGTCTACATCACTTACTTCGGTATCGACCCACAACATTACGGCTGGTTATTTGCGCTGAATATTGTCGGCGTGGTGGGAATGAGTATCGTGAACCGCCGTTTGGTTCAACGTTATCCGCTTGAGAAGTTGCTTAAATTTGCCGTACTGATCGCCACCGCCGCCTCACTCGTTCTTGCGTTAGGCACGAAACTCAATATCGGCGGGATGATCCTGATTGTGGTCTCGGTGTTTGTTTTCTTTGCGATGAACGGGATTATCGCTGCAACATCGACCGCCGCCGCGCTTGATACCGTGCCAAACATTGCGGGTTCCGCGTCGGCATTAATCGGCTCGCTACAATACGGTAGCGGCATTATTTCCTCCTTGCTGCTTGCCCTGTCGGGGGACGGCACGCCGTGGACGATGGCCTGGATTATCGCCTTGTTTACCGCGATCAGCGCGGTAATTGCGTTGACCACTCGTGTAGCGAAAACGGCCGGTTAGCTATTTTTGTCGAAGGTTCGGGATAGCGCCTGCGGCCATATATCGCGAGCCAAACGAGAAAAACCGCTGGTCATTGAATGCGATCAGGAAAGAAAAACGACAGAAACGGTGACCCGTTGGTTGGAGGTGATCCGTAGCTGACAGCAGCCATCAATAAACCGGGAAACAGGATGCGGAGCTGGTGGGCGTTTTTACCGGGCGGGTATAGATGAGAGGGCGAGGGTAACCCGCTGTCTGAAAAAAACGCTGTCTTTCGACAGCGGCTTGCAAACGATGTATTCAATTAAGTCATTCTGATGGCGCGGTTTCGTCTTTGCCTCTTACATCAAACGCTTTCAGGTAAAAATCCTTTGTATTTCAGCGTTTTTTAATTTCGGTAATGTAAGTGACGGCAACGTGATCGGCAAAATTCGGGACATCCTCAAAAGCTTCTTTACCGGTAGGCGAATTGAAGGCGGCAACAGCCGCTTCGATTGAGTCAAACCACAGTTCTGAAAAGCCGTCTACCGGTGACTCTGGGTATTTTTCACGATCGATAGGATTCAGCACATACCCTTTTAAGCCGGGCAGGCGCAGGGCAATTTCGGTGTGGATCTTATCCCAGTGCTGCACAAATTCTTCAAAGCTCTGACCGTTCTTGCGGGTGATAAAACCCACGTGTTTAAAACCTGTTACTGACGTCATCATGTTCTCTGCTGTTGATTCAATCGGGGCCTGGCCCGCAAATGACCGGGGACGGCCATGCCTTATCACTGTCTCAGCCTGACGATTTTTCGTTTCGGGGCATCACAATAAATCCGGAAATAACTATGATTGTTTTTTATTTCATGATAAATCGGGTTTCATTCGCTTCTGTGTGGACATAGATTCAACAATCACGGTGAGAGGTTAAGGATCCCGTGATGCGGGTTCAGCCTGGGACCAGCCGGCGTCCTCTTTCAATCAGGCATGCACACAGACTGGGTATGAGGCACGTAACGGAAAATTGAGTATGCGTACAACCGATCATCTGGGCGGCATTACTGCTTTTGTTACCACTGCGCAGCAGGGGAGCTTTACCGCAGCGGCTGAGCGGCTGGGCCTGACCAAATCGGCGGTGGGAAAGAGCGTTAGTCGCCTTGAGGATCGGCTTGGGCTGAAGCTGTTCCAGCGATCCACGCGCCGTCTCAGCCTTACGCCGGATGGCGAACGCTTTCTGATCAGTTGCCAGAGCGCAATAGATACCCTTGAGCAGGCAGAAGCTGAGCTGACGTCTCACATTTGCCGACCTGCGGGCAGGCTCAGGGTGGATTTACCCGCCGCATTCGGCAGACAGCGCATTCTTCCGCTGCTACTTAAAATCACCCGCAGCTACCCTGAGCTGGCGCTGACCGTCACCTTCAGTGAGCGATTTGTGGACCCGATCGAAGAAGGTATTGACCTGCTTATCCGTATTGGCGAGCTCGCCGACAGCAGTGGTCTGGTGGCGAGACGGCTAACAACCCAGAAACTGGTCATCTGTGCTTCGCCGGATTATCTGCTTAATCACGGTGAACCCACCTCGGCGGATGAACTGAGTCAACACCATTGTGTGGTGGGATTTCGCCGAAATCAGCCGATCTCCTGGCTTCTGAAGGAAAATAACGGGCAAATAACGCGCTATACGCCAACGCCTACGCATGAATTTGCCGACGGTGACGCGATGCTGGCCGCTACGCTCGCCGGATGTGGTTTGTCTCAGTTGCCGCTTTGGCTGGTCGGTAATTACCTGGAGCGCGGCGAGTTGAAAGCGGTTCTTGCTGGTCATTCCGGCGGCGAAATGCCGATCAGCGCACTATGGCCCAAAAGCCGTCAGCTACTGCCCAAAATACGCCACGTGGTTGATGCGCTGGTTAAGGCAGCGGAAGACGGCCAATTGGATTGATTGCTGTTCTTCAGCGGCTATGCCTGAATAGTCTGTCGTGTGGATTACCGGGATACAGACACTGGAGTACCCTGAAGCCAGTTAAATGCCCATCATTTTGCCCAGGTAGAGCGATGCTTACCCGGACCGGAGGATGAAGCGTATTGCGTGACGATGGATCATGATAACGAGCGGATTATCTGCCCTTTGCGCTGGCGCTGATCGCACCAGATGGTGAAGACCCCAGCCATGACGACGATAGACGCGCCGAGAAGCGTGGCGTGTCCGGGCAAGCTGTCGAGAAACAAATAACCAATCACCATAGACCATACCAGCGTCGTGTAATCAAACGGCGCGAGTAGCGAGGCATCGGCATAACGCAGACTAAGCGTGACCAGAATTTGCGCCAGTCCGCCAAACAAACCGCAGCCCATCAGCAACGCCCACTGCCAGCCGGTAGGGCGCGCCCAGCCCAAAAGGGCCGTCGAGAGGCCAATCAACGTGGTCATCAGCGAAAAATAAAAAACGATCGCTCCCGGCGTTTCGACGCCATTCAAGAAGCGGATTTGCACATTGGATGTCGCGGAGCAGACGGCGGCCAGCAGGGCAAATACCGCCCCCAGCGCTGCGTCGTCAAGGGTGAAGCCGGATGCCCGTAACGCGTGACCGAGCGTGAGGTTTGACGACAGCATAATCACAATGCCGCTAAAGCCGACCAGGACCGCCAGCCAGCGATAAAAGCGCACCTTCTCTTTCAGCAGCATCGCGGCCATAAGCACGGTAAATAACGGTGCGGCGTAACTGATGGCCGTGGCGTCGGCCAGCGAGATATAAACCAGCGCCAGATAGTTGAAATACATGCCGCCGGTACCGGAGAAACCGCGAATAAAATGGCCGAAGATATTGTGGGTTTTGATGCTGTTGATGACGCTGCCTTGTATTTTCAGCCACAGCAACAGAGGAAAGAGCGCAACGAACGAGCGGAAAAAGATGACTTCTCCGGTGGGTATGGCGCCGTTTAGCCCTTTGACGCAGGCCAGCATTAATGTCGCGCACAGCGCCGACATTATTTTCAGCAACATCCCAAGTTTGGCATTCATGGTCTTACCTTTACTACATGCAGGTGTGGATGAGCCCTAACCTTAGAACGCCCGCAACGTGCGTCGATAAGATAATTTCCCTCTGCCTGAATAACCTTTTCTTATTACCCGATGCTGTCGATGCGGCGTGATATTGGTCATATAAATTGTGTATCTCGCAACACGGTTTCCCTCTTATGCCGTCGAAAGCAAAGCCCGTATATTTCAGAGAATACGGGCTGCCATACTGGGTGGGTCTGGTAATAAAAGTCGTGTATTCAACGAATTAATACTTTGGGGGAAACATCATGACCGTGAAAAAATTATCTGCCGCGCTGGCGTTGCCACTTGTATTCGCCAGCGTCGGGGCGAAGGCGGACCTGCTTTCAGACATGACTGCCCGGGGGGATTTGAGATGTGCGGTTTATTCGGATGTCCCGCCTTTTTCATCACCGGATGCGAATACACGTCAGTTGGTGGGAATGGATGTTGACCTCTGCAATGCGCTGGCGAAGCAAATGGGGCTGAAGCTGACGCTGGTGCCGACATCGGTAGAAGCCCGCATCGCGGTGATTGCCACCGGACGCGCCGATGTGCTGATCGCCAACCTGGCCTACACGAAAACACGCGGTAACCAAATCCAGTTCAGCGACCCATACTACGTGGCAAAAGAGATGCTGCTGGTGAAAAAAGAGAACGCAGATAAAACCCTTGAGTATTTCAAAGGCAAACGCATCAGCGCGACCAAAGGAACTACCTCTGAGCAGTCGATCAACATTAAAGGCGGTAAAGCGGTCACCTTCCAGGACGCGGCTTCCGCGTTTCTCGCGCTTGAGCAAAACAAGGCGGTGGGCTTTGTTACCAACACGATGACCGGCATCAAAATGATCTCACAGGCGAAAAAAGACGGTATTGAACTGGCGATGATCAAAGAACCGATGGCGCTGGAACCCATTGGCGTGGGTATGAAACGCGACGAACCTGCGCTGCTTACCGCCGTCAACACCGGCCTGAAAACCATGGATGACAATGGCGCCATCGACAAAATCTGGGACACCTGGATTGGGCCGAACACCGAATACAAAATGGTGCGCGAAGAGCGCGTGCAGCCTCTGTCGAACCTGAAATTTGAACCGCTGGAATAAGTTATGGCCTGGTTAGAGCAACACGCGTCGGTTTCTCTGGGGGCGGATGTCACCCTCTCGACCATGGGTAGCCGGGCCTGGCTGGTGGAAGCGCCAGGCGCATTTAGCCTGGCCGCCCAACGGCGCATCTGGTCACTGGCGCAAATGCTCTCTCACTGTGACGACGTCGAAACGCTGATTCCCGGCGTCACCAATTTACTGGTATTGCTCAAACGGACTCCGGAAGAGGCGGATGCCTTCCCGCAGCGGCTGCGTGAATACTGGCGACAGGCACAGGAAGTGCACCCGCAGGGGCGGTTGATTGAAATTCCGGTTCACTACGGCGGCGCGCTGGCAAGCGATCTGGAAGCGGTCTGTCGTCATACCGGTTTTGGCGAAAACGAGGTGATTCGCCGCCATTATCAGGGGCAGTACACCGTTGTCGCGCTGGGTAGCGCCCCCGGTTTCGGTTATCTGCATGGCCTTGATCCGCTGCTCGCCACGCCGCGTAAAAAAGTACCGTCGCTCAATATGCTAAAAGGCACGGTCACCATTGGCGGGGCGCAGACGGGCGTATCGGTGCTGACCGGCCCCAACGGCTGGAACGCCATTGGCTATGCGGAGCTGGAAGTCTTTGACCCGTACGCGGCCAGTCCCGCATTGATGGCGCCCGGCGACAACATCCGTTTTTTACCCGAAAGGATAGAGCTGTGATTGAAATTGAGCGCACGGGTGCGCTGAACACGGTGCAGGATTTGGGTCGCTTTGGCTTTCGCCACCTTGGGGTGTCGGTGAGCGGTGTGATGGATCCGCTGGCGCTGCGGGCGGGCAATGCGCTGCTGGGTAATGACGATAACGCCGCCGCCGTTGAGGTGCAGATGTTTCCCTTTCGCGTCCGTTTTCAACAAGATACGGCGATTGCGCTAACGGGGGCGGATTGCCGTGCGCGGCTTGATGATGTTGACCTGCCGCCCTGGTGGGGCTGCCGGGTTGCCAAAGGACAGGTGCTGGAGATGCGCTATCCGCGTTCCGGCTCGCGCGGCTACCTCTGCGTGGCGGGCGGAATCGCGGTTCCCGAGGTGTTAGGTTCGCGCAGCACGGCGCTGCGTGGCGGGTTCGGCGGCGTTGACGGGCGTCCGCTGCAGGCTGGCGACACCTTGCCGTCAGGCGCTTGCCGGGCGACCTTGCCGCAGGGCGGGTTGGGCATCGAGCCGCCTGAACTGGCGCTGCGCGACGCGTTCCCGGCGGCGAACAATGGCGTGGTAGCGGTGCGGGCGATTCCGTCCGGCGAATATGCGCTGTTCGCAGCCGATCATGCGCGTTTCTGGCAGCAATCCTGGCAAATTTCCAGACAAAGCAACCGTACCGGCTACCGGCTTTCCGGAGAACCGATTTACCCTTCGCGCACCATTGAGATGCGCTCGTACGGGCTGATCCCCGGTATTGTGCAGGTTCCCCCCGCCGGGGAACCGATCATTCAGTTAAGCGACGCCAATACGGCAGGCGGATACCCCAAAATCGCCTGCGTGATTGAGGAAGATTTATGGCGGCTCGGACAGCTACAGGCCGGACAGTCGATTCAATTAATTCAAAGCGATGCGAAGCAGGCCATCGTTGCGCGGCGGGCGATTGAACGCTGGCTGGCGCAGCTGCGTGATTTTTCGCGTTCTTTGACCGCGTGAACGGATAACGACAGATGATGAAAATAGATGTGAACTCCGATATGGGAGAAGGGTTTGGTGTCTATCAACTGTGTGATGACGAAGCCCTGATGCAAGTGGTTTCATCGGCGAATATCGCCTGCGGTTTTCATGCGGGGGATCCGGCCATCATGACGCAAATGGTACGGCTGGCAAAACGCCGGGGCGTGGGCATTGGCGCGCATCCTGGCTTGCCGGACCGGTTAGGGTTCGGGCGTAAAGAAATTGCCTTTAGCCCCGATGAGATTTGCCAGCAGGTGATTTATCAGATCGGCGCGCTGCAGGCGATTGCCAGAACCGAAGGCGTGAGCGTGTCGCATGTCAGTTTTCACGCGGCGATGGGCAATATGATTAATCGGGATGAGGCGCTGGCGCGGCAGGTGATGCAGGCGATTTCTCACCTTGACCCGGCTCTGATTATCTTTTGTCAGGCGGATACCATTATTGAGCGTGCAGCCCAAAGCGTGGGCCTGCGGAGCCTGACGCTGTTTCTGGCCGACCGCGCCTGCGACGCGGCAGGGCGTCTGGTGCCGCGCGGCAAGCCCGGCGCGGTCATTAAAGAAGAAGGGGCGGTGCGCGGTCGGGTGCGTCAGTTCCTGCAGGAAGGCACGGTCACCAGCATTGAGGGGCACCGGCTTGCCGTGCGCGCCAGGTCCATTCTGATTCATAGCGATACGCCGGGTTCGCTGACGCTTGCGAAGATTGTGCGCAGTGAGATTGAGGCCTGCGGGGCGGCGGTGGCGCCGGCTGCGGAGGTGTTGCAGCAGTAGCCCTGTCGGTGGTTTGTCGGGAAGGCGCGGCGCTTACCCGACATGCCAATACCGTTTCAACCGCAAGATCAACCCGACAGATTACGTAATTGCATGATGACAGAAGGAGTGCCTTCAAATATGAACGGGTTGAGGAACATTCGCCCCCAGAACAAGCGCCGGTCTACTTCGCTTAATGCAACTTCGTCACACACCTCTGTCCAGTTTGTGCGCACAGCGTCAATGCACTGGATAATGATCCTGATGGCTTCCTGTTCGTTCAGCAGGAATTTGGGTGCGGCTCTCAGACAGACAGAGAGATTACTCATGCGGTTTTCACCTGCGATGAGCATCGCTTGCGTCGCCTCATTACCTGAACGGCTCTGAGGGCAAATGTCATAGGCAGGAGTTAGACTCAGTGTCTTGCCATTCCAGAACGCTGCATGATTTCTGGCATGATCGTCGGTATTGCCACAGATGATATTGAAAATCAGACGATTGAATAGCTCGCGCAATGTTTCCTTCGGCGCGTCGAAGCGCTGGCGGATAATGTCTGTTAAATCCTCGTAGCTTGCATATCTCGCCATCATTTCATCCAGACCAAAAATAGTCAGGGCCGACACCATCAGACGACGCTCCCATCCCATATCTTTCTTCATGCGATCAAATCGCTCGACCAATATGACATCCTTACCTGCAGTATGACGAAAGCGTACAGAAGCGACGTTTAAACCGGCTCTGACCGCCAATTTCATGGCAATGTATTCCGCCTTCACTACATTATAAGTATCCGTTGAAGAAGAGAATTTAGCGATGAACTTACGGTCGTCAGATTCGATCATTGCTTTTGGTCGCGCTCCGCCAAGCGAACTGCCATGAAAAAGCGCAAGGTCCAGTTCCGGCGTGAGAGGGATACCATTTTCAACCATGGCCGCCGCTTGCATCAGCTCTTCAAGAGATGCGCTCTGGGCCGCTCGTGGGACATATTGTGTCGCTGATAATTGAAAATCGAGCCCGCCTATTCTGTCAGAGCCAGATTCGAGTAAGTATGTCAGTTCGTCCAGTTTATCGGGATCGGCATCCTTGCTCTGGGTACCAACCAGCCTGTTGAGAATGACACGTCGGCCCCATGCATCAGGCGCTGCATCGCGTAGAGCGCTGGCTTGCTGTAGGTCCGGACCCGGTAAAATGGCGCCACGAACCAGAGGGAGTTCTGGCCCATAGATAGATATTGCGTCTTCACGCTCCAGATAGCTACGCCCGTAATTGAAGATAAACCGATTGCCGTCGCGGTTTAATACGCCAGCAACAACAGGTTGAGTCGCGCCTGGCAACCAGATCCATACGTAGGCCTGCCTGGCATTATTATCAGAAATCATCATTTATCTCTTTTCGGGAGCGATGTACTGCACGTGGCATAAGTGACAGGGTTTTCTCTGCGTTCGCTATATGCATTGTCATTGCCACGTGCTCGGGCGTAAAAAGCGGAACTCCGATGATAGTGGCAAGCTCAAATACTGCGCCGATTGTACACCCCATATCGCCTTCTTCGGCACGATAGACAAGCCCCCGGGATACCCCTGCCCGCTCGGCGAGTTCCTCGACGGTGAGTTTGCGCTCAATGCGCGCAGTGCGAATCATCAGTCCAAGTAATCGAGCCGCATCACTGCTATAGCGAGAATATGTTCGAGTGGCCGGCTTTGCCATAACTTACCTCGTGTTTCATTAATAGGTCATATTGCATAATTATAACCCATTTATAGAGCATGGTGGCAAAGTGATGATAATGACCTTATTCCATTAATAGAATATTTTTCCTGTATGTGACCGGTTAATGGAACAAAGCCGCCTGTGGAACAACCGGCGGTTTATTTTAATGTCGGGTGGGAGGGAGCGTTCGTGTAGCCCCGGTCAGCGCCAGCGCCGCCGGGGAGGGAATGTGAAGCTTACCGGCATCCTTCGCAAAACGCGGCGAGGCGCTCGCAACCGGTCTGCAGGCGCTCCATGCTGGTGGCGTAAGAGAGGCGAATATAGGGACTGATACCGTAGGCCGCGCCCTGAACGGTCACCACATGCTGCTCTTCAATTAATGCCATCACAAAATCGGCATCGCTGGCAATCAGTCGCCCGGCCGCGCTGGTTTTTCCGATAAACGCCGCGATATTCACAAACAGATAAAACGCCCCCTGCGGCTTATGGCACGTCAGCCCCGGAATGGCGGCCAGTTTCGCCAGCACAAAATCGCGGCGCTCGCGGTAAATGGCGGCGCGCTCTTTGAGTAAATCCTGCGGGCCATCCAGCACGGCGATGGCCGCCGCCTGCGCCAGCGTCGTAATGCCGCCTGAGTTCTGGGTGTTCACATTGCTCATCGCTTTGATAAGCGGCGCGGGACCGCCGCAAAAGCCCAGACGCCAGCCGGTCATGGAATATGCTTTCGACACGCCATTTACCGTCAGCACGCGGTCGTACAGACGCGGTTCCACCTGCGCCAGCGTCAGGAAAACGCAGTCGTCATAAATCAGGTGCTCATAAATATCGTCGGTCAGGATCCAGACGTGCGGGTTATCGAGCATCACATCGGCGATGCCCTGCAATTCTTCGCGGCTGGCGACGGAGCCGGTGGGATTGCTGGGATAGTTCAGCAACAGCCATTTGGTTTTGGCTGTTATCGCCGCGGCGATATCCGCAGGCAGCGGCTTAAAACCGTTTTCTTCATGGCAGGGCACGGGGATCGGCGTGGCGCCGGCGAATTTTACGATGTCCGCATAGCTAATCCACGACGGCGTGGGGATCACCACCTCATCGCCGGGGTTAAGCGTGGCCATCATGGCGTTGAAGATTATCTGTCGGGCGCCGCCGGCGGTGATTATTTGACTAACGTCGTAATCCAGGCCGTTGTCGCGTTTGAATTTGCGCTGGATAGCCGCCCGCAGCGCCGGTGTTCCGTCGGTGGGAGGGTAGCGCGTGTCTCCGGCGAGGGCGGCGGCATGAGCCGCTTCAATCGCATGCATGGGGGTGGGAAAGTCCGGCTCTCCGGTGGAAAGCCCAACCACATCAATACCCTGCGCGGCGAGATCCCGCGCCTTTTGCGTCATCGCAACGGACGCTGAAATGACTATGTTTTTAAGTCGATCGGCAATTTCTGGCATATCACAGGTGTTCCAGTTGGTTCAGCGGGAACCGCGCTTGCGCACGGTGGAGGGTGATGCATGTCTGAGGATAGGGAACCGGCCTGGCGGGCGGATAATACCGCTTTGTTGTGGGGACATAATACAAAGCAATGACGGAGACCACCGTAAGACACTGCAACGATGCAATGCCATGCCCGTTTGCACCGCAGCGGTGCGGGGTGCTCACGGTGGAATGCGGCCTGGGCGGCAGTTGCACAGATTATGCGCTAATCAAACCATAAGTAGCCTGTGTGGTTCCGCAATCATTAGAACTGGCACATCCATTGCTTAATTGATGAGAAAGCCATCACTGGAGAAATGCCATGAATCTACGTCGCCTGAAATATTTCATCAAAATTGTCGATGTGGGCAGCTTAACCCAGGCGGCGGATATTCTGCATATCGCTCAGCCCGCGCTCAGCCAGCAGCTTGCGACGCTGGAAGGGGAGGTGAATCAGCAACTGCTGATCCGTACCAAACGCGGGGTAACGCCAACCACCGCGGGCAACATTCTTTATACCCATGCCCAGGCGATTTTGCGCCAGTGCGCGCAGGCGCAGAGCGCTATCGACCGTTCGGGAATGGAGCTGTGCGGCAACGTTTCCGTGGGCCTTGCTCCCGGCACGGCGGCGCAGCAGCTGGCTATTCCGCTGATGAAAGAGGTGCAGCGCCAGCATCCTGGCATTGTGCTCTACTTCAACGAAAACTTCGGCACTACCTTAAGCGAGCTGATCATGAACGGGAGGATGGATATGGCGGTGATCTACGATAACCGTGCGATCCACGGGCTGCGCTTTATTCCTTTAATGAAGGAGCACCTGTATTTTGTCTGCCCGAATAGCCTTGATAAGCCGGTAAAAGAGATTGCGCTTGCCGATGTGGCGCGCTACGACCTGTTCGTGCCGCGCATTTACAACATCATGCGTAAATGTGTGGATGACGCCTTTGTTAAAGAAGGGCTGGATTACCGGGTCGCCTGTGAAATCGAGTCGCAAACTACGCTCAATGCGGCGCTGGCGGCGGGGCTGGGCTGCACGATCATGCCGGAGTCCGCTGCGCGCGCGATGCTGAAAGCATCCGATGCGTGGATGGCGAAAATTATCGAACCGGATGTACATGCCTCGCTCTCGTTTTGCATCTCGGATCATTTGCCGCTCTCGGAACCGGCGGAAGCGGTGAAATCCATTCTGCTTTCACTGGTGTCGAACCGCACGCCGGACAACCGTCCCTTAACGCTGGTGAGTTAATAAGTCTCCCTTATTACCGTAAAGCGAAACCCTCTTACTGGCCGGCAGCGTACACGGGATAGAGTGAAGA from Dickeya fangzhongdai encodes the following:
- a CDS encoding type II toxin-antitoxin system HipA family toxin, which gives rise to MISDNNARQAYVWIWLPGATQPVVAGVLNRDGNRFIFNYGRSYLEREDAISIYGPELPLVRGAILPGPDLQQASALRDAAPDAWGRRVILNRLVGTQSKDADPDKLDELTYLLESGSDRIGGLDFQLSATQYVPRAAQSASLEELMQAAAMVENGIPLTPELDLALFHGSSLGGARPKAMIESDDRKFIAKFSSSTDTYNVVKAEYIAMKLAVRAGLNVASVRFRHTAGKDVILVERFDRMKKDMGWERRLMVSALTIFGLDEMMARYASYEDLTDIIRQRFDAPKETLRELFNRLIFNIICGNTDDHARNHAAFWNGKTLSLTPAYDICPQSRSGNEATQAMLIAGENRMSNLSVCLRAAPKFLLNEQEAIRIIIQCIDAVRTNWTEVCDEVALSEVDRRLFWGRMFLNPFIFEGTPSVIMQLRNLSG
- the nac gene encoding nitrogen assimilation transcriptional regulator NAC, encoding MNLRRLKYFIKIVDVGSLTQAADILHIAQPALSQQLATLEGEVNQQLLIRTKRGVTPTTAGNILYTHAQAILRQCAQAQSAIDRSGMELCGNVSVGLAPGTAAQQLAIPLMKEVQRQHPGIVLYFNENFGTTLSELIMNGRMDMAVIYDNRAIHGLRFIPLMKEHLYFVCPNSLDKPVKEIALADVARYDLFVPRIYNIMRKCVDDAFVKEGLDYRVACEIESQTTLNAALAAGLGCTIMPESAARAMLKASDAWMAKIIEPDVHASLSFCISDHLPLSEPAEAVKSILLSLVSNRTPDNRPLTLVS
- a CDS encoding biotin-dependent carboxyltransferase family protein translates to MIEIERTGALNTVQDLGRFGFRHLGVSVSGVMDPLALRAGNALLGNDDNAAAVEVQMFPFRVRFQQDTAIALTGADCRARLDDVDLPPWWGCRVAKGQVLEMRYPRSGSRGYLCVAGGIAVPEVLGSRSTALRGGFGGVDGRPLQAGDTLPSGACRATLPQGGLGIEPPELALRDAFPAANNGVVAVRAIPSGEYALFAADHARFWQQSWQISRQSNRTGYRLSGEPIYPSRTIEMRSYGLIPGIVQVPPAGEPIIQLSDANTAGGYPKIACVIEEDLWRLGQLQAGQSIQLIQSDAKQAIVARRAIERWLAQLRDFSRSLTA
- a CDS encoding pyridoxal phosphate-dependent aminotransferase, which encodes MPEIADRLKNIVISASVAMTQKARDLAAQGIDVVGLSTGEPDFPTPMHAIEAAHAAALAGDTRYPPTDGTPALRAAIQRKFKRDNGLDYDVSQIITAGGARQIIFNAMMATLNPGDEVVIPTPSWISYADIVKFAGATPIPVPCHEENGFKPLPADIAAAITAKTKWLLLNYPSNPTGSVASREELQGIADVMLDNPHVWILTDDIYEHLIYDDCVFLTLAQVEPRLYDRVLTVNGVSKAYSMTGWRLGFCGGPAPLIKAMSNVNTQNSGGITTLAQAAAIAVLDGPQDLLKERAAIYRERRDFVLAKLAAIPGLTCHKPQGAFYLFVNIAAFIGKTSAAGRLIASDADFVMALIEEQHVVTVQGAAYGISPYIRLSYATSMERLQTGCERLAAFCEGCR
- a CDS encoding helix-turn-helix domain-containing protein, which translates into the protein MAKPATRTYSRYSSDAARLLGLMIRTARIERKLTVEELAERAGVSRGLVYRAEEGDMGCTIGAVFELATIIGVPLFTPEHVAMTMHIANAEKTLSLMPRAVHRSRKEINDDF
- a CDS encoding 5-oxoprolinase subunit PxpA; the protein is MKIDVNSDMGEGFGVYQLCDDEALMQVVSSANIACGFHAGDPAIMTQMVRLAKRRGVGIGAHPGLPDRLGFGRKEIAFSPDEICQQVIYQIGALQAIARTEGVSVSHVSFHAAMGNMINRDEALARQVMQAISHLDPALIIFCQADTIIERAAQSVGLRSLTLFLADRACDAAGRLVPRGKPGAVIKEEGAVRGRVRQFLQEGTVTSIEGHRLAVRARSILIHSDTPGSLTLAKIVRSEIEACGAAVAPAAEVLQQ